Proteins encoded within one genomic window of Scheffersomyces stipitis CBS 6054 chromosome 3, complete sequence:
- a CDS encoding predicted protein has product NKLNDLYDTISHMTVDDLRIQQNLDQGRQLFSFNSQHCLNRKEIIRNLPDELDLFNPEELRKIESIYDKLGKLDGDKTVQFKYFKRYLRKYDDPITVLIQQFNGISKKFKLLRRKEIDNLSLAPGAYLYNENLFNLPYNVVGFDRSISGLPLRNGKHRLVDRCYPQEFVEDLQMYRTKIPIHKRDLDFIEMDENSTNVDPSKILKSNQLANKELSGNINGNELSKPDQINNYLNSIYHQLEVPKNSILIDSVDNYNSLDLHNDVVIRIENEVLLMKKTLQHEIESHMKSSLNSRFLMYSNQELKHNQFKLCETHSTNSVNSSSLLIINYHLKEFSMIPNYSIILNSIRQQNKLRNHLYKIFLINLEDQIDTLFRIKYYNDRDMNKFMKRIVQNIGNVIKFKLLKLFKPLYVKGDYDAVIYNPYLNKSNCFKRVYW; this is encoded by the coding sequence AACAAGCTCAATGACCTTTACGACACCATCTCTCACATGACTGTTGACGATCTTCGCATCCAACAGAATCTCGACCAGGGCAGACAGCTCTTTTCGTTCAACTCGCAGCATTGCCTCAACCGAAAGGAAATCATCCGCAATCTTCCCGACGAGCTCGACTTGTTCAACCCAGAAGAGTTGCGCAAAATAGAGTCTATTTACGATAAGTTGGGCAAACTCGATGGCGATAAAACTGTGCAGttcaaatacttcaagagATACTTGCGTAAATACGACGATCCTATCACAGTACTCATCCAGCAGTTCAACGGAATAtcgaagaagttcaagcTCTTGcgtagaaaagaaatcgaCAATTTGTCGCTTGCTCCTGGAGCATATCTCTACAACGagaatttgttcaacttgccATACAATGTTGTCGGTTTTGACCGCAGCATCTCTGGCTTACCATTGAGAAATGGCAAACACCGCTTAGTGGACCGGTGCTATCCCCAGGAGTTTGTGGAAGATTTGCAAATGTACCGGACCAAGATTCCAATCCACAAACGGGATCTTGACTTCATCGAAATGGACGAAAACTCGACCAATGTAGACCCAAGCAAGATTTTAAAGAGTAACCAGCTAGCCAACAAAGAGCTTAGCGGAAATATTAATGGCAACGAGTTGAGTAAACCAGACCAGATCAACAATTATCTTAACAGCATCTACCATCAATTGGAGGTTCCCAAGAACTCCATTCTAATAGACTCTGTGGACAACTACAATTCGCTTGATCTTCACAACGATGTAGTAATCAGGATAGAGAACGAGGTGTTGTTAATGAAAAAGACGTTGCAGCACGAAATCGAATCACATATGAAGTCGTCATTGAATTCGCGTTTTCTCATGTATAGCAACCAGGAGTTGAAACATAACCAATTCAAGTTGTGTGAGACCCACTCCACCAACTCtgtcaattcttcttcgttgctTATCATTAACTACCATCTCAAGGAGTTCTCTATGATTCCCAACTACTCCATTATCTTAAACTCGATCAGACAACAGAACAAACTCAGAAACCACTTgtacaagatcttcttgattaaCTTGGAAGACCAGATCGACACCTTGTTCCGTATCAAGTACTACAATGATCGGGACAtgaacaagttcatgaaACGGATTGTTCAAAATATCGGGAATGTGATCAAGTTTAAGTTGCTCAAGCTCTTCAAACCATTGTACGTCAAGGGAGACTATGACGCTGTCATCTACAACCCttacttgaacaaatccAACTGCTTCAAGAGAGTCTACTGG
- a CDS encoding predicted protein: MVSTIDLKALNIFLNTPISQDMVHKIVVSTLQVIPCKDTKTTYVDANTEKPLPSLMTFLTRLVRYTNVYTGTLMATLVYLNRLKSKLPKNAQGLPCTRHRILLSCLILSSKFHNDSSPKNVHWAKYTDGLFTAKDINLMERQLLFLLNWDMKITNSEMIQATSSFLENIKYDLIKSAKMRKYLS, from the coding sequence ATGGTTTCCACTATTGACTTGAAGGCATTGAACATCTTCCTCAACACGCCAATCTCACAGGACATGGTCCACAAGATCGTGGTTTCTACCTTACAGGTGATTCCATGCAAGGACACCAAGACTACCTACGTCGATGCTAACACTGAGAAGCCTTTACCTTCATTGATGACTTTCTTGACCAGATTGGTCAGATACACCAATGTCTACACTGGAACCTTGATGGCTACGCTTGTGTACTTGAACCGTctcaagtccaagttgcCCAAAAATGCACAAGGTTTGCCTTGCACCAGACACAGAATTCTTCTCAGCTGcttgatcttgtcttccaagttccaCAACGACTCGTCTCCAAAGAACGTTCACTGGGCCAAGTACACTGATGGTTTATTCACCGCCAAGGACATCAATCTCATGGAAAGACAAttgcttttcttgttgaactggGACATGAAAATCACCAACTCCGAGATGATCCAGGCCACTAGCAgcttcttggaaaacatcaagtacgacttgatcaagtctgCCAAGATGAGAAAGTACTTGAGC
- the FST1 gene encoding Fungal specific transcription factor (go_function DNA binding; zinc ion binding), with translation MVDDAQARKRNRLSLSCNYCKKRKVKCDRGRPCSSCVRYNVANLCEYSDPIWSEPVAITASHQDPSSAAPAVQSELETLKNKIKEIEASLKPQSSQHNHNQHNHNLFEDFKYNPDKNPTFIGINPFSADDDLINLYEGYTPIHIRDASRRMNYGPFAWLSIMKKDPGLLSLWKFMMSKKHERHLAIQRLARTAPAPELGLLPEKEPEQTSAPADSPKGADDQEKIFREKAIDRDGFNDLRLYGNVAKARYSKVELHNPKAHQKTQMNKSGIALGLTMYEGQIGRELELIEKIKMILPKQKVIWKLINKFFKSVYPYMPFIDENYFKLEMARILGPEAYSDSRLGDLKIEKRLDLAQIGILLIILRISYLSLFSNRRAVNQNNLNSNDPAPPAIEMKYLLSNPINIDVIDVAQLCLDQFELLRKSSLVILQCAYFMRLYHMFSPEDGDGADGGDSQIFNGMLVQMAYSMGINREPDTFPDICNDEKVNNLGRKIWFFLIINDLIQAYQYGNPLTIREKYYDTKLPYYKKGNENISDVSMEQHVISTFAYFEKYYYRLTAILDICLDIRKKVKVSQLSNLMGDFEHHLNDHYGTLRYFLVPFQQDNYVYPFLKTMKCKNYINMKGFLLTIYFHMYLYYESKKKTDFAYFYVKKIFATTCGEFVPSFFPLITNNYINFGETADLILNPTIESMIHKTTQMNFAILVRLNSTIYRMKHNANHGLNLRDNFGYKLKFAKLCKLSKILEKIIKFCIAAMSRLSQRYYYAWRVTKAHTFLLKMIIGEEFYKYCQDDEQIIFLDLSNDQLNELTEICEVTLKKFGKTKIFHAATNSRVSVSSTPQAAFDGTNGSEPNAAHMAGVINVPSSVDSIGSADMDDFQFIENVEIDKLWYQMASIKNENNNNSNSNTNTNNNSTGKATGSAGLFNFGLNVVSGSSAQDDGPFKLPGQKASVVDPNPAEGGSTGYTPMNLSIPTPLMNPLSPESLNTNSGGQPSNAAAEEELTTADFYSIDIFNNLPIDQLLGFRDEVDESW, from the exons ATGGTAGACGACGCCCAGGCCCGCAAACGAAACCGGTTGTCGCTCAGCTGCAATTACTGCAAAAAGAGGAAAGTCAAGTGTGATCGTGGTAGaccttgttcttcttgtgtGCGGTACAATGTAGCCAATCTCTGTGAATACTCGGACCCTATATGGCTGGAGCCGGTGGCCATAACCG CTAGCCACCAAGATCCCTCTCTGGCAGCTCCGGCTGTGCAATCTGAGTTGGAAACGCtcaaaaacaaaatcaagGAAATCGAGGCCTCGCTCAAGCCACAGTCATCGCAACATAATCACAATCAACATAATCACAATCTT TTTGAGGACTTCAAGTATAATCCAGACAAAAACCCTACGTTCATTGGGATAAATCCCTTTTCTGCTGATgacgacttgatcaatttaTACGAAGGCTATACACCTATTCATATCCGAGACGCCTCCAGACGAATGAATTACGGTCCATTTGCTTGGCTTTCGATAATGAAAAAGGATCCTGGTCTTTTGTCTCTCTGGAAATTCATGATGTCTAAAAAGCATGAAAGACATCTTGCCATTCAGAGATTGGCAAGAACCGCACCAGCTCCGGAATTGGGACTATTACCCGAAAAGGAACCAGAGCAGACTTCAGCTCCTGCCGATTCTCCCAAAGGTGCCGACGACCAAGAAAAGATCTTCCGAGAAAAGGCTATAGACAGGGATGGTTTCAATGACTTGAGATTGTACGGAAATGTGGCTAAGGCGA GATACTCAAAGGTTGAATTACATAATCCAAAGGCTCACCAAAAAACCCAAATGAACAAACTGGGTATAGCGCTTGGTCTAACTATGTATGAGGGACAGATTGGCAGAGAGTTAGAGTTGATTGAGAAAATTAAAATGATCTTACCCAAACAAAAAGTGATCtggaagttgatcaacaagttcttcaagagtgTCTATCCTTACATGCCATTCATAGATGAGAACTAtttcaagttggagatGGCTAGAATCCTTGGTCCAGAAGCTTACTCTGATAGTCGCTTGGGAGACTTGAAGATCGAGAAGAGATTAGACTTGGCTCAGATTGGAATATTGTTGATCATCCTCAGAATCTCCTATTTGTCTCTTTTCTCCAACAGAAGAGCTGTAAACCAAAATAACTTGAATTCTAACGATCCAGCCCCACCTGCTATTGAGATGAAGTATCTATTGTCTAATCCAATCAATATAGATGTCATAGACGTAGCCCAGTTGTGTCTTGACCAATTCGAATTGTTGCGTAAATCCAGTTTGGTTATCTTGCAATGTGCCTATTTCATGAGGTTGTATCATATGTTTTCTCCTGAAGATGGTGATGGAGCCGACGGTGGAGACTCACAGATATTTAATGGAATGTTAGTACAAATGGCTTATTCCATGGGTATCAACAGAGAACCGGATACCTTTCCAGATATCTGTAATGACGAGAAGGTTAACAATCTTGGTAGAAAGATTTGGTTCTTTTTGATTATCAACGATTTGATCCAGGCTTACCAATACGGCAACCCCTTGACTATCAGAGAGAAATACTACGATACCAAGTTACCATACTATAAAAAGGGTAACgaaaatatttcagatGTGTCTATGGAACAGCATGTCATCAGTACATTTGCCTATTTTGAAAAGTACTACTATAGGTTGACAGCTATTCTTGATATCTGCTTGGATATCAGGAAGAAGGTGAAGGTTTCACAATTGTCAAACTTGATGGGTGACTTTGAACATCATTTAAATGATCATTATGGAACATTGCGATACTTCTTGGTGCCATTCCAACAGGACAATTACGTTTACCCTTTCCTCAAGACAATGAAGTGTAAGAACTATATCAACATGAAAGGCTTTTTACTCACCATATATTTCCACATGTACCTTTATTACGAAAGTAAGAAGAAGACCGACTTTGCCTACTTCTATGTCAAAAAGATATTTGCGACAACGTGTGGTGAGTTTGttccttctttcttcccTTTGATCACGAACAACTATATCAACTTTGGTGAAACGGCagacttgatcttgaaccCCACCATTGAGAGTATGATTCACAAGACTACGCAGATGAACTTTGCGATTTTGGTGAGACTAAATTCGACCATTTATCGTATGAAGCACAATGCAAATCATGGCTTAAATTTGAGAGACAACTTTGGctacaagttgaaatttgCCAAATTATGTAAGCTTTCTAAaattttggagaagattATCAAGTTCTGTATAGCTGCGATGTCCAGATTGAGTCAGCGTTACTACTATGCCTGGCGTGTTACCAAGGCACAtactttcttgttgaagatgattattggtgaagaattcTACAAGTATTGCCAGGATGATGAGCAGATAATCTTCTTAGACTTGAGCAATGATCAGCTCAATGAATTGACAGAAATTTGTGAAGTcacattgaagaagttcgGCAAGACTAAGATCTTCCATGCAGCAA CCAACTCTCGTGTCAGTGTTTCTTCTACCCCACAAGCTGCTTTTGATGGTACTAATGGTTCAGAACCAAATGCAGCCCATATGGCTGGAGTCATAAATGTTCCATCATCAGTTGATTCCATAGGCAGTGCAGATATGGATGATTTCCaatttattgaaaatgttgaaatCGATAAATTGTGGTACCAAATGGCTTCcatcaagaacgaaaacaataacaactccaacagcaataccaataccaacaacaatagcACTGGCAAGGCTACGGGATCAGCAGGgttgttcaactttggCCTCAACGTTGTTTCTGGAAGCTCTGCGCAGGACGATGGGCCCTTCAAGTTACCTGGACAGAAAGCCAGTGTTGTTGATCCTAACCCTGCTGAAGGCGGTTCTACTGGTTATACCCCTATGAACTTGTCTATTCCGACTCCTTTGATGAATCCCTTGAGTCCAGAGAGTTTGAACACAAATTCAGGAGGGCAGCCATCTAacgctgctgctgaagaggAGTTGACAACGGCAGATTTTTACTCCATCGatattttcaacaatttaCCTATTGACCAGTTACTTGGTTTCCGTGACGAAGTAGATGAAAGTTGGTAG